Proteins encoded by one window of Bacteroidota bacterium:
- a CDS encoding ATP-binding protein, giving the protein MSRFTTAAFLAGVPRATVPYFELLTSHLPLRLGIVFALRAHYSLPLSTAPMLPAALADSRAASLTALVDIVDGDLAFVEAGERAAQALDVPQDRLMGRSARALGIPSTARAHWMESLLDAQQSGGFAQVELAHDTARESRHLILTATPLTDAPDRFACVIEDATQPWQAYDALANGGPALDTLTALGGGAALTYGPDLVVVAYGGAMPSGLVPREDGVALSLAGLSLYDLFPKSTADALALALLAPSDAPSSPIALPDGAHEVRARAVRDARGWPVAGLALIRPIDAALPAPAPSAEQAERDAVVAAGHARLRTEVHAMLAALDDTFSSAPSAEPLRVAGKALLDTMATVTFAREVLTSPAASAPIRLDALLQGLRPQLEAMTQARGLDLFLFVPDQPVWALGHRAHFGQALLGAVRYALSTTQRGAIRLALREEDERIAVQVADTGAGLSATVQRGIFAARSLEGLGVDALDLYAAQLLTEAMGGTVTARSEPQRGTLLTFALPTCAPPESSSLHDRHTAVLVEADPDTRALLDLFLRDAWETAPVESLDAAFEHATEYLSGTHVDALLLDLSGSLGEAESAIRRLRSTPMFDATFVVALVASAMPEERDRHLRLGYDAVLAKPFARQTLLEVLAPIKR; this is encoded by the coding sequence GTGTCCCGCTTCACCACAGCGGCGTTCTTGGCTGGGGTGCCACGCGCCACCGTTCCCTACTTCGAGCTTCTCACTTCACACCTCCCGCTTCGCCTCGGCATCGTCTTTGCGCTTCGCGCGCACTACTCCCTGCCGCTTTCGACTGCGCCGATGCTACCTGCTGCCCTCGCGGACTCGCGTGCCGCCTCCCTCACCGCCCTCGTGGACATCGTCGACGGCGACCTCGCCTTCGTCGAGGCTGGCGAGCGTGCCGCGCAAGCGCTGGACGTGCCTCAGGACAGGCTTATGGGACGCTCGGCACGCGCGCTGGGCATCCCATCTACGGCGCGGGCGCACTGGATGGAATCGCTTCTTGATGCGCAGCAGTCGGGCGGCTTCGCACAGGTTGAGTTGGCCCACGACACGGCGCGCGAGAGTCGACACCTGATCCTGACGGCCACGCCGCTCACCGACGCGCCAGACCGCTTCGCCTGCGTGATCGAAGATGCGACGCAGCCGTGGCAGGCCTACGATGCGCTCGCGAACGGCGGACCGGCCCTCGACACCCTGACGGCCCTCGGCGGCGGTGCTGCGCTTACCTACGGACCCGACCTCGTGGTCGTTGCCTACGGAGGTGCCATGCCAAGCGGGCTCGTCCCCAGAGAGGACGGTGTGGCGTTGTCCCTGGCTGGCCTGTCGCTCTACGACCTGTTCCCCAAGTCGACGGCCGACGCCCTAGCGTTGGCGCTCCTTGCCCCGAGCGACGCGCCGTCGTCTCCGATCGCGCTTCCAGATGGGGCCCACGAAGTCCGTGCCCGCGCCGTTCGGGACGCGCGCGGCTGGCCTGTTGCAGGCCTCGCCCTGATCCGTCCGATCGACGCCGCCCTCCCCGCCCCCGCTCCATCCGCCGAACAGGCTGAGCGGGACGCCGTCGTGGCGGCTGGCCATGCACGCCTCCGCACCGAGGTGCACGCGATGCTAGCTGCCCTCGACGACACGTTTTCCTCGGCGCCCTCTGCCGAGCCGCTCCGCGTGGCGGGCAAGGCGCTTCTCGACACGATGGCCACGGTGACCTTCGCGCGTGAGGTCTTGACTTCGCCGGCCGCCTCTGCGCCCATCCGGCTCGATGCCTTGCTGCAGGGGCTACGCCCTCAGTTGGAAGCGATGACCCAGGCGCGGGGCCTCGACCTCTTCCTCTTCGTTCCGGATCAGCCCGTGTGGGCGCTGGGACACCGCGCGCACTTTGGACAGGCTCTACTCGGTGCGGTGCGCTATGCCCTCTCGACGACGCAGCGAGGCGCGATCCGCCTAGCGCTTCGCGAGGAGGACGAACGGATCGCGGTGCAAGTGGCCGACACCGGAGCGGGGCTCTCGGCTACCGTCCAGCGCGGCATCTTCGCAGCCCGTTCGCTCGAGGGCTTGGGCGTCGACGCGCTCGACCTCTATGCGGCGCAGTTGCTCACCGAGGCCATGGGCGGTACGGTGACGGCCCGCAGTGAACCGCAGCGCGGCACGCTTCTCACGTTCGCCCTGCCTACGTGCGCACCACCGGAGAGTAGCTCCCTACACGACCGCCACACGGCCGTCCTCGTGGAAGCAGACCCAGACACCCGGGCGCTGCTTGACCTCTTCCTCCGCGACGCCTGGGAGACGGCCCCCGTAGAGTCGCTCGACGCAGCCTTCGAGCACGCCACGGAGTACCTCAGCGGAACCCATGTGGACGCGCTGCTCCTCGATCTCAGCGGCAGCCTCGGAGAGGCCGAGAGCGCGATCCGACGCCTTCGCAGCACGCCGATGTTCGACGCCACCTTCGTGGTAGCCCTCGTCGCATCGGCCATGCCGGAGGAGCGCGACCGCCACCTGAGGCTTGGCTACGACGCCGTGCTCGCGAAGCCGTTTGCTCGGCAGACGCTGCTCGAAGTGCTCGCCCCGATCAAGCGGTAG